From a region of the Lactuca sativa cultivar Salinas chromosome 4, Lsat_Salinas_v11, whole genome shotgun sequence genome:
- the LOC111908984 gene encoding uncharacterized protein LOC111908984: MSQNVNEDEDSDDFYRNSRPSHRPNTRYKVVFSRMGDSSSISCSYILFFQEGLLCRHMFFILNMKEYDEIPSNFILRRWGKDIIVDGLLRKKYSYPHKDSKNECLIQDLYAILRLSINKIANNEDELAKYIKQIQEVDSGIPLCTSSRASSSRSIHIKKIIGAAVPDVINIHNPQGIRNKGCASGKRIKSTREKVTETSKKGSSLCSLCHKPNHNARSCILRLKKSDLESEVTEG, encoded by the exons atgtcacaaaaTGTGAATGAGGATGAAGATTCTGATGATTTTTATCGAAATAGTCGTCCTTCCCATCGTCCTAATACTCGTTACAAG GTTGTATTTAGTAGAATGGGTGATAGCAGTAGCATCAGTTGTAGCTACATACTTTTTTTCCAGGAAGGATTGTTATGTCGTCATATGTTTTTCATATTAAATATGAAAGAGTACGATGAAATTCCATCAAATTTCATTTTGAGGAGATGGGGAAAAGATATCATAGTTGATGGATTGTTGAGAAAAAAGTACTCGTATCCTCATAAAGATAGTAAAAATGAATGTTTGATTCAAGATTTGTATGCTATTCTTCGTTTGTCCATTAACAAGATAGCAAATAATGAGGATGAGTTGGCTAAATATATAAAGCAAATTCAGGAGGTTGATAGTGGTATTCCTTTATGTACCTCATCAAGGGCATCTTCAAGTAGGTCAATTcacattaaaaaaattattggagCTGCAGTACCTGATGTTATCAACATTCATAATCCACAGGGGATCAGAAACAAGGGATGTGCCAGTGGTAAAAGAATCAAGAGCACTAGAGAGAAAGTAACTGAGACATCTAAAAAAGGTTCTAGCTTGTGCAGTTTATGTCATAAACCAAATCATAATGCTAGGAGTTGCATTTTGAGGTTAAAGAAGTCTGATTTAGAATCTGAGGTTACAGAAGGTTGA